One part of the Lapillicoccus jejuensis genome encodes these proteins:
- the leuS gene encoding leucine--tRNA ligase, which translates to MSTTSDTTSGTTSSGSGGAGGDETPYRYTARLAQDIEVAWQDRWEERGTFRAPNPAGPWAQPDEVAALGEKLVVLDMFPYPSGAGLHVGHPLGYIATDVYARFHRMLGRNVMHCLGFDAFGLPAEQYAVQTGQHPRKTTEENMVVMRRQLRRLGLGFDDRRSYATIDPDYYRWTQWIFRQIFEAWYDPEVERADGGRGAARPIAELVAALEAGTRRVPELAGRSWSQLDAVERAEVVDAHRLAYTSEAPVNWCPGLGTVLSNEEVTNEGRSERGNYPVFRRNLRQWMMRITAYADRLADDLDRVDWPEKVKTMQRNWIGRSQGAHVRFPVTTVSGERAGDGAEVEVFTTRPDTLFGATFMVLAPEHPLVDALVPAAWPDGTREAWKGGAAGVDTSSPQAAVASYRLAASRKSEVERQKEDKAKTGVFTGAWATNPVNGVRVPVFVADYVLMGYGTGAIMAVPAQDERDWDFATAYELPIVRTVQPSEGHPEDRAYVGDGPAVNSANDEISLDGLGVAEAKERIVAWLEEKGSGEGTVTYRLRDWLFSRQRYWGEPFPVVYDEDGVVHAVPESMLPVELPDVPDYAPKTFEADDAQSSPEPPLSRVPEWVEVELDLGDGRGVRRYRRETNTMPNWAGSCWYYLRYLDPANDAAFCDPQNEAYWVGPQDEPVAGAPAGTRDPGGVDLYVGGVEHAVLHLLYARFWHKVLFDLGFVSSEEPFRRYFSQGYIQAYAYRDGRGQPVEAKEVVEHGAGDDVTFTWQDEPVTRELGKIGKSLKNSVSPDEMYDAYGADTFRVYEMSMGPLELSKPWETRAVVGSQRFLQRLWRNVVDERTGEVVVTGEPADRATTVLLHKTIAGVREDYEQLRFNTALAKLIELNNAVTKLASPPRDVVEAMVLMLAPVAPHVSEELWSRLGHDGGVAHAAFPVADPALLVDDQVTCVIQVKGKVRDRVEVPADITEDALRELVLAREKVVAATPDGVRTVIVRAPKLVNVVPA; encoded by the coding sequence ATGAGCACGACGAGCGACACCACGAGCGGCACCACCAGCAGCGGCAGCGGCGGCGCGGGCGGCGACGAGACGCCGTACCGCTACACGGCGCGGCTGGCGCAGGACATCGAGGTCGCCTGGCAGGACCGCTGGGAGGAGCGCGGCACGTTCCGCGCGCCGAACCCGGCCGGGCCGTGGGCGCAGCCGGACGAGGTCGCCGCGCTGGGGGAGAAGCTCGTCGTCCTCGACATGTTCCCCTACCCGAGCGGGGCGGGCCTGCACGTCGGGCACCCGCTGGGCTACATCGCTACCGACGTCTACGCGCGGTTCCACCGGATGCTGGGGCGCAACGTCATGCACTGCCTCGGCTTCGACGCCTTCGGCCTGCCGGCGGAGCAGTACGCCGTCCAGACCGGGCAGCACCCGCGAAAGACGACCGAGGAGAACATGGTCGTCATGCGCCGCCAGCTGCGGCGCCTGGGGCTGGGCTTCGACGACCGGCGCAGCTACGCGACCATCGACCCGGACTACTACCGGTGGACGCAGTGGATCTTCCGGCAGATCTTCGAGGCCTGGTACGACCCGGAGGTCGAGCGCGCCGACGGCGGCCGCGGCGCGGCGCGGCCGATCGCCGAGCTCGTCGCGGCGCTGGAGGCGGGGACGCGGAGGGTGCCCGAGCTGGCCGGTCGCTCCTGGTCGCAGCTGGACGCGGTCGAGCGGGCCGAGGTCGTCGACGCGCACCGGCTGGCCTACACCTCCGAGGCGCCGGTCAACTGGTGCCCGGGGCTGGGGACGGTGCTGTCCAACGAGGAGGTCACCAACGAGGGCCGCTCCGAGCGCGGTAACTACCCCGTCTTCCGGCGCAACCTGCGCCAGTGGATGATGCGGATCACCGCGTACGCCGACCGGCTGGCCGACGACCTGGACCGCGTGGACTGGCCCGAGAAGGTCAAGACCATGCAGCGCAACTGGATCGGGCGCTCACAGGGCGCGCACGTGCGCTTCCCGGTGACGACGGTCTCCGGTGAGCGCGCCGGTGACGGCGCCGAGGTCGAGGTCTTCACGACGCGTCCCGACACCCTCTTCGGCGCGACCTTCATGGTGCTGGCCCCGGAGCACCCGCTCGTGGACGCGCTCGTGCCGGCGGCCTGGCCCGACGGGACCCGCGAGGCCTGGAAGGGTGGGGCCGCGGGGGTCGACACGAGCAGCCCGCAGGCCGCGGTGGCGTCGTACCGGCTCGCCGCCTCGCGCAAGAGCGAGGTCGAGCGGCAGAAGGAGGACAAGGCCAAGACCGGCGTCTTCACCGGCGCGTGGGCGACCAACCCGGTCAACGGCGTCCGCGTCCCCGTCTTCGTCGCCGACTACGTCCTCATGGGCTACGGCACCGGCGCGATCATGGCCGTCCCGGCGCAGGACGAGCGCGACTGGGACTTCGCGACGGCGTACGAGCTGCCGATCGTGCGGACGGTGCAGCCGTCCGAGGGCCACCCGGAGGACCGGGCGTACGTCGGCGACGGGCCGGCGGTCAACTCGGCCAACGACGAGATCTCGCTGGACGGGCTCGGCGTCGCCGAGGCCAAGGAGCGCATCGTCGCCTGGCTCGAGGAGAAGGGTTCCGGGGAAGGGACCGTCACCTACCGGCTGCGCGACTGGCTGTTCAGCCGGCAGCGCTACTGGGGTGAGCCGTTCCCCGTCGTCTACGACGAGGACGGTGTCGTCCACGCGGTCCCGGAGTCGATGCTGCCGGTCGAGCTGCCGGACGTGCCGGACTACGCGCCCAAGACGTTCGAGGCCGACGACGCGCAGTCCTCGCCGGAGCCGCCGCTGTCGCGGGTGCCGGAGTGGGTCGAGGTGGAGCTCGACCTCGGCGACGGCCGCGGCGTGCGCCGCTACCGCCGGGAGACCAACACGATGCCCAACTGGGCGGGGTCGTGCTGGTACTACCTGCGCTACCTCGACCCGGCCAACGACGCGGCGTTCTGCGACCCGCAGAACGAGGCCTACTGGGTCGGGCCGCAGGACGAGCCGGTCGCCGGCGCGCCCGCGGGGACGCGCGACCCGGGCGGCGTCGACCTCTACGTCGGCGGCGTCGAGCACGCCGTGCTGCACCTGCTCTACGCGCGGTTCTGGCACAAGGTGCTCTTCGACCTCGGCTTCGTCAGCAGCGAGGAGCCGTTCCGGCGCTACTTCTCGCAGGGCTACATCCAGGCGTACGCCTACCGCGACGGTCGCGGCCAGCCGGTCGAGGCCAAGGAGGTCGTCGAGCACGGCGCCGGCGACGACGTCACCTTCACCTGGCAGGACGAGCCGGTCACCCGCGAGCTGGGCAAGATCGGCAAGTCGCTGAAGAACTCGGTCAGCCCCGACGAGATGTACGACGCCTACGGCGCCGACACCTTCCGCGTCTACGAGATGTCGATGGGTCCGCTCGAGCTGAGCAAGCCGTGGGAGACCCGCGCGGTCGTCGGGTCGCAGCGCTTCCTGCAGCGCCTGTGGCGCAACGTCGTCGACGAGCGGACCGGCGAGGTCGTCGTCACCGGCGAGCCCGCCGACCGCGCGACGACGGTGCTGCTGCACAAGACGATCGCCGGGGTGCGCGAGGACTACGAGCAGCTGCGGTTCAACACGGCGCTGGCCAAGCTCATCGAGCTGAACAACGCGGTGACCAAGCTGGCGTCGCCGCCGCGCGACGTCGTCGAGGCCATGGTGCTCATGCTCGCGCCGGTCGCGCCGCACGTGAGCGAGGAGCTGTGGAGCCGCCTCGGGCACGACGGAGGGGTCGCGCACGCGGCGTTCCCGGTCGCCGACCCGGCGCTGCTCGTCGACGACCAGGTCACCTGCGTCATCCAGGTCAAGGGCAAGGTCCGCGACCGGGTCGAGGTGCCGGCCGACATCACCGAGGACGCGCTGCGCGAGCTGGTCCTGGCGCGCGAGAAGGTCGTCGCGGCGACGCCGGACGGGGTGCGCACGGTCATCGTGCGGGCGCCGAAGCTCGTCAACGTCGTCCCGGCGTGA
- a CDS encoding lysoplasmalogenase family protein, whose protein sequence is MNVFGWVLLAAAAVAAVADWVAVARRAAGVEQLAKPAVPVLLALWAVLAHAEATVPGRWLLLALLAWLVGDVLLLAPDRFTPGALAFLVGHVAVLLGVLALPARTAWWPAVLLVVALGAVAVVAVRRRAVASEPAVAGLATAYGVVLVLVAAATWWRGAVLPAAGLTLLAVSDLLLAGARFAVVPRAGRALPVAVMVTYHGAAALVTVGLVRPDLVG, encoded by the coding sequence GTGAACGTCTTCGGCTGGGTGCTGCTCGCCGCGGCGGCCGTCGCCGCGGTCGCCGACTGGGTCGCCGTCGCGCGCCGGGCCGCCGGCGTCGAGCAGCTGGCCAAGCCCGCCGTCCCCGTCCTGCTGGCGCTCTGGGCGGTGCTCGCGCACGCCGAGGCGACCGTGCCCGGGCGCTGGCTGCTGCTCGCCCTGCTCGCGTGGCTCGTCGGCGACGTCCTCCTGCTCGCCCCGGACCGGTTCACGCCCGGGGCGCTCGCCTTCCTCGTCGGCCACGTCGCCGTGCTGCTCGGGGTCCTCGCCCTGCCGGCCCGGACGGCGTGGTGGCCCGCGGTCCTCCTCGTCGTCGCGCTGGGCGCGGTCGCGGTCGTCGCGGTCCGGCGCCGTGCGGTGGCGAGCGAGCCCGCGGTCGCCGGCCTCGCGACGGCGTACGGCGTCGTGCTCGTCCTCGTCGCCGCGGCGACCTGGTGGCGCGGGGCGGTGCTGCCGGCGGCCGGTCTCACGCTGCTCGCCGTCAGCGACCTGCTGCTCGCCGGCGCCCGGTTCGCGGTGGTCCCGCGCGCCGGCCGGGCGCTGCCCGTCGCCGTGATGGTGACCTACCACGGGGCGGCGGCGCTCGTGACGGTCGGGCTGGTCCGCCCCGACCTCGTCGGCTGA
- a CDS encoding thioesterase family protein, whose product MSSYQHAVTDADTAETLGSGDLPVLATPRLINWCERAAFAEAREALQEGQTTVGTTVKVDHVKATPVGSTVTVSCSKPKNDGRRLIFHVSVKDAAGEVVAQGEVHRAVVDRDRFLARFGGAQA is encoded by the coding sequence ATGAGCAGCTACCAGCACGCCGTCACCGACGCCGACACCGCCGAGACCCTCGGCAGCGGCGACCTGCCGGTGCTCGCGACCCCCCGCCTCATCAACTGGTGCGAGCGCGCCGCCTTCGCCGAGGCCCGCGAGGCGCTCCAGGAGGGCCAGACCACCGTCGGGACGACGGTGAAGGTCGACCACGTCAAGGCGACCCCGGTCGGCTCGACGGTGACGGTCAGCTGCTCGAAGCCCAAGAACGACGGGCGCCGGCTGATCTTCCACGTCAGCGTCAAGGACGCGGCGGGCGAGGTCGTGGCGCAGGGCGAGGTGCACCGTGCGGTCGTCGACCGCGACCGGTTCCTCGCGCGCTTCGGTGGCGCCCAGGCCTGA